A stretch of DNA from Gemmatimonadales bacterium:
GTGTCGCCCGGGACGTACGTGGACACGATCACCGTCAGCGCGCCGGGTGCGGCGGGCAGCCCCGCGCGGATCGTGGACAGCCTCACGGTGGTGGGCGCTGCGGCCCAGTACGTCACGGTGCGGCGCGCCTGGCTCCCCGGCGAGCGGGACTCGACCATCGCCTTCGTCGAGCGCAACCACTCGCTCAACGCGCTCGGCTACGACCTCTCGCCGCTGGCGCCCGATATCTTCGCCGGTGACTCCACGACCGTGGTCGTGCCGAATCCCCGCTATCAGGGCGCGGCGCCGGCCGGCAGTGCGCGGGCGGCGGCGTTCGCCTCGGGGTGGACCACGGTGGGCGTGGACCTCTTCATTCAGAACAAGAACGTGACGCCGAACGACACGCTGAGCTGGCTGGGCGTGCTGTGGTACAACCCCGCCGATTCCACGTGGAAGGGTCTCGTGCTCGCGGCGACGCTGGCGACCACGCTGCCGCTCACGACGATCAACACCACCAGCTTCAACAACTCCGGCGACAAGACCGGCGCCGGGGGCGGCGAGGCCCAGCAGTCCACCGGCACCTACTGGGAGGCGAACGGCGGGCAGATCCAGATCACCCAGAACTCGCTGTGCTTCGGCAGCACGACCCTGGCGTCCGGGCCGTACAAGGGGGCCACCGAGAACATCTGCTTCTTCGGCGGACAGCTGGTGAACGTCACGATGCCGCGCCTCACCGGCACGACCGCGCCGACGAGCCAGACGGTGAGCCTCGACTTCCGCAACAACCTCATCTACGGCGTGCGGATCTCGTGCGTGTTCCCGAGTCCGTGCACCAGCACCGGCGCGCCGCCCGGGCATCCCGGGGTCCGGGTCCCGACGACCGTGCGGGAGGCGCTGCTGGACAGGTGACGGGGCGGCGGCGTCGCAGGCCCGCAGCGGCCCGAGGCCGCGGCGCACCGGACGCACCAAGGGGTCAGCCCCACCGAGGCTGACCCCGTGGCGTTGCTACCCTGCGCGGCCTGCTACTGGCTCGCCGTCCACGCGTTGTTGGCCCGGTTGACGTCGGGATACGCGCCCCGCGGATCGATGACCACCTTGACCACCTTCGCCGGCCAGCGGTGGACGTAGATGAATGGCGAGCCCCGGTACCAGGCCTCGACCGGCAGCTTGACGTGCTCCGTCGCGCCGTTCGCGAGGTCCACCTCGAGGTCGAGCGGCCAGACCATCTCGGCCTTGTTGGAGAAGAACATCCGGGCGATGGACGCGCCCGCCGTGTCCCGCTGGGTCACCGAGTCCACGGCCTGGTCCAGGTGGTCGCTGCGGAAGAACCAGCTGCGCCAGAACCAGGACAGGTCCTCGCCCAGGGCGTCGTTCATGGTGCGGAAGAAGTCCGCCGGGGTCGGATGCTTGAAGGCCCAGCGCCGCGCGTACTCCTGGAACGCCTGGTCGAACAGCGTCGAGTCCACCAGCTCGGTCCTGAGCAGGTGCAGGCCGAGGGCCGTCTTGGGGTAGTGCAGGGCACCGCTCAGGAACGGCGGGTTGCGGTCCTGCGGCTCCATGATCGGCGCCTCGCGGCCGGTGTAGTGCGCGAGGAGGCTCACCCACCAGCCGGAGGTGCGGCCCATCTCCGGGCCGTTCGCGGTGGTCGTGTCGTTGGGATAGCGGTCGTGGAACGAGAAGTAGTCGATGAACGTGTTGAATCCCTCGTCCTGCCAGCCGTACAGCCGCTCGTTGCTCCCCACGATCATCGGGAACCACTGGTGGCCCAGCTCGTGGGTCGTGACGAAGTAGAGGCCGTGCTCGTCGTGCCGCTCGGAGCAGAACACGATCATCGGGTACTCCATCCCGCCCACCGGCCCGTTCACGTTGATGGCCGTCGGGTACGGGTACCGGTACCAGCGCGAGTGGTGCATGATCGTGTGCCGGCTCATGCCGGCGGCCTGCGACCACAGCGGCAGGCCGGCCGGCGGATAGAGCGCCTGGATCAGGACCCCCTCCCAGCCGGACGCGTCCCAGATGAAGTTGGGCGCCGCCGCCCAGGCCACGTCGCGCACGTTCTTCGCCTGGAAGTGCCAGGTGCGGGTGGCGCCGGTGCCCGGCGGCAGCAGCTCGGCCTTGCCCACCTCGTCCGCCGCGATGACGTGGATCGTCGTGTCGGACTTGACCGCGAGCGCCAGCCGTTCCCGCTGCCGCGCCGTCAGCACCTCGGCGGCGTTCTGCAGCACGCCGGTGCCGGTCACGGTGTAGTCGGCCGGCGCGGTGATGGCGAAGTCGATGTCGCCGTACTCCAGGTAGAACTCGCCGTTGCCGAGGTACTGCGCGGTGTTCCAGCCCCGCACGTCGTCGTAGACGGCCATCCGGGGGTACCACTGGGCGATCTCGTACAGCCAGCCCTCGGGGAAGTGCTCGCGGCCGGTCCGTCCCTGCTGCCGCGGCACCACGTAGTGCCACGCGATGTCGAGCTGCGCCACGCCCCGGGGCGGCAGCGGGCGATCGAGGTCCACGCGCATCATGGTCGCGTTGACGTGGTAGGTCAGGGGCGCCGCGAGCGGCTTCGCGCCGGGGCGCGCGGCGCGGAGCGCGTTCACCCGCTCCAGCGTGTAGCCGCCGACGTAG
This window harbors:
- a CDS encoding M1 family metallopeptidase; this translates as MTKSAWLVLLAVATATSVARAQQPTGLPIGAGVQIRPGVPDTSPFRPLALPGPDAFRTGAGTPGPLYWQQRADYTIRASLDTATMAVRGEETIRYTNNSPDTLRYVWLQVDQNIQSPTSKFAPLTQAAAAGFGIRGDTGYVGGYTLERVNALRAARPGAKPLAAPLTYHVNATMMRVDLDRPLPPRGVAQLDIAWHYVVPRQQGRTGREHFPEGWLYEIAQWYPRMAVYDDVRGWNTAQYLGNGEFYLEYGDIDFAITAPADYTVTGTGVLQNAAEVLTARQRERLALAVKSDTTIHVIAADEVGKAELLPPGTGATRTWHFQAKNVRDVAWAAAPNFIWDASGWEGVLIQALYPPAGLPLWSQAAGMSRHTIMHHSRWYRYPYPTAINVNGPVGGMEYPMIVFCSERHDEHGLYFVTTHELGHQWFPMIVGSNERLYGWQDEGFNTFIDYFSFHDRYPNDTTTANGPEMGRTSGWWVSLLAHYTGREAPIMEPQDRNPPFLSGALHYPKTALGLHLLRTELVDSTLFDQAFQEYARRWAFKHPTPADFFRTMNDALGEDLSWFWRSWFFRSDHLDQAVDSVTQRDTAGASIARMFFSNKAEMVWPLDLEVDLANGATEHVKLPVEAWYRGSPFIYVHRWPAKVVKVVIDPRGAYPDVNRANNAWTASQ